A genomic window from Streptomyces sp. HUAS YS2 includes:
- a CDS encoding carbohydrate ABC transporter permease, producing MTTVIDRIDRPSAPAPAGGGAAAGRTARRKALLHWIAVHALGVAVALFFVLPFVFVFLTSLMSDQQALTRDLVPDTWEWGNYTRVLDTPGFLTWWRNTLLYAGLGTVLTVLSSVPVAYALAKFRFRGQRLALMLVISMMMLPPQVVIIPMYLFWAKQMDLSGSLWPLIIPMAFGDAFSIFLLRQFLLTIPDEYIEAARIDGCGEFRTLLKVVLPMARPGIAAIALFQFFCCWNDYFGPQIYASENPGAWTLSYGLESFKGAHHTDWNLTMAATVLVMAPVILVFFFAQKAFVEGVTLTGVKG from the coding sequence ATGACCACTGTGATCGACCGCATCGACCGGCCGAGCGCCCCGGCCCCGGCCGGCGGCGGCGCTGCCGCCGGCCGTACCGCCCGCCGCAAGGCGCTGCTCCACTGGATCGCCGTGCACGCGCTCGGCGTCGCGGTCGCACTGTTCTTCGTGCTGCCGTTCGTGTTCGTGTTCCTGACCTCGTTGATGAGCGACCAGCAGGCACTCACCCGGGACCTCGTCCCGGACACCTGGGAGTGGGGCAACTACACGCGGGTCCTGGACACTCCGGGCTTCCTCACCTGGTGGCGCAACACCCTGCTGTACGCCGGTCTGGGCACCGTCCTGACCGTGCTCTCGTCCGTGCCCGTCGCGTACGCGCTGGCCAAGTTCCGCTTCCGCGGGCAGCGGCTCGCGCTGATGCTGGTCATCTCGATGATGATGCTGCCGCCGCAGGTGGTCATCATCCCGATGTACCTGTTCTGGGCGAAGCAGATGGACCTGTCCGGGTCGCTGTGGCCGCTGATCATCCCGATGGCGTTCGGCGACGCGTTCTCCATCTTCCTGCTGCGGCAGTTCCTGCTGACCATCCCCGACGAGTACATCGAGGCGGCCCGGATCGACGGCTGCGGCGAGTTCCGCACGCTGCTCAAGGTCGTGCTGCCGATGGCCAGACCGGGCATCGCCGCCATCGCGCTCTTCCAGTTCTTCTGCTGCTGGAACGACTACTTCGGGCCGCAGATCTACGCCTCCGAGAACCCGGGCGCCTGGACGCTGAGTTACGGCCTGGAGTCCTTCAAGGGCGCGCACCACACCGACTGGAACCTGACCATGGCCGCGACCGTACTGGTCATGGCCCCTGTGATCCTCGTGTTCTTCTTCGCCCAGAAGGCGTTCGTCGAGGGAGTCACACTCACCGGAGTGAAGGGCTGA
- a CDS encoding sugar ABC transporter permease translates to MTTHTMRSKRRRSALAAKRRKSALRTAAFMSPWLVGFTVFFAYPLVSTVYFSFMEYDGFQAPVFNGLENWSYVFTDYPAFWPAMRNTLWLVVVMVACRVVFGLGVGLLITKIRTGAGVFRTLFYLPYLAPPVAATLAFVFLLNPGTGPVNSVLADVGIPAPGWFMDPTWSKPALTALAVWGVGDLMVIFMAALLDVPKEQYEAAELDGASPWQRFRYVTLPNISPIVMFAVVTGVIQTMQYYTQPLVAGKVASGIIGNSGQQFEPGYPEKSTLTLPQLVYNLGFQRFDYGSACVIALVLFALAMAFTALLMRRRGGLVPAGD, encoded by the coding sequence ATGACCACCCACACCATGCGGTCGAAGCGCCGGAGGTCGGCCCTTGCCGCGAAGCGCAGAAAATCGGCACTGCGGACCGCGGCCTTCATGTCGCCCTGGCTGGTGGGCTTCACCGTCTTCTTCGCCTACCCGCTCGTGTCCACCGTGTACTTCTCGTTCATGGAGTACGACGGCTTCCAGGCGCCGGTCTTCAACGGGCTGGAGAACTGGAGCTACGTCTTCACCGACTATCCGGCGTTCTGGCCGGCGATGCGCAACACGCTGTGGCTGGTCGTCGTCATGGTGGCCTGCCGGGTCGTCTTCGGCCTCGGCGTCGGGCTCCTGATCACGAAGATCAGGACGGGGGCGGGCGTCTTCCGCACCCTGTTCTACCTGCCCTACCTCGCCCCGCCGGTCGCGGCGACGCTCGCCTTCGTCTTCCTGCTCAACCCCGGTACGGGTCCGGTCAACTCGGTCCTGGCCGACGTCGGCATCCCGGCCCCCGGCTGGTTCATGGACCCGACGTGGTCCAAGCCCGCGCTGACCGCGCTCGCGGTCTGGGGCGTCGGCGACCTGATGGTGATCTTCATGGCCGCGCTGCTCGACGTACCGAAGGAGCAGTACGAGGCGGCGGAGCTGGACGGCGCCTCGCCGTGGCAGCGGTTCCGCTACGTGACCCTGCCGAACATCTCCCCGATCGTGATGTTCGCCGTGGTCACCGGGGTCATCCAGACCATGCAGTACTACACCCAGCCCCTGGTGGCCGGGAAAGTCGCATCCGGCATCATCGGCAACAGCGGCCAGCAGTTCGAGCCGGGCTACCCCGAGAAGTCGACCCTGACCCTGCCCCAGCTCGTCTACAACCTGGGTTTCCAGCGCTTCGACTACGGCTCGGCGTGCGTGATCGCCCTCGTTCTGTTCGCCCTCGCGATGGCCTTCACCGCGCTGCTGATGCGGCGCCGCGGCGGCCTCGTCCCGGCAGGTGACTGA